A genomic region of Microlunatus sagamiharensis contains the following coding sequences:
- a CDS encoding cytochrome c oxidase assembly protein, translating to MATTTAARVERREQDRPTSGRLVVVTAGAVAVVVSLVLLGVTGSLAAPGGGLLDPGALTRYGLPAARAVHDLAASATVGLLVLAAFFVAPAAGKSVDSLAGPRRTMVRAATVASLVWAGAGLVVLVLTAADVAGFSPTASGFSVVLFSFTAQLELGRALLVSLLLVLLVAVLCTLATRVVAVAWAAAFSLLAVLPLSLVGHAAGSDDHMNAVDSLAIHLVGAVLWVGGLVALVLVGRRLGDQQEAVVRRYSMLAGACFVLVAVSGVVNAALRVGSVANLATPYGLLVVAKVVALGLLGVAGYLHRRRAIPRLGTDRSAFARIAAVELVVMGATVGLAVALSRSAPPVPETAEASGTDRVASLLGYPEPPPFTVGRYLTAFYPELLWLVVALLMVGLYAAGAVKLMRRGDRWPVQRTLFWTLGCVALVYVTSGGPGVYGRLGFSLHMVQHMALMVLVPFLLVFGAPVTLALRALDARRDRSFGPREVLLRLVHAKVLTFLGNPVVAAVLFTGGLTVFYYTPLFGLALATHTGHVLMTAHFLLTGYLFIWALVGIDPGPKRPPYPFRLLILLVTLAFHAFFGIALMSGSALLAPEWWAALGRTDTTALLADQQRGGAIAWGAGDLPSLALGVALLAGWLRSDRQTSKRLDRQADRDDDAELKAYNARLSAMSGQAGTPQRKPEQ from the coding sequence ATGGCCACGACCACGGCGGCACGCGTCGAGCGCCGCGAGCAGGACCGTCCGACGTCCGGGCGCCTGGTGGTGGTGACGGCGGGCGCCGTCGCGGTCGTCGTCAGCCTGGTGCTGCTCGGGGTGACCGGCTCGCTCGCCGCGCCCGGTGGCGGGCTGCTCGACCCGGGCGCGCTCACCCGCTACGGCCTCCCGGCCGCCCGCGCGGTCCACGACCTCGCAGCGTCAGCCACGGTGGGGCTGCTCGTGCTCGCCGCCTTCTTCGTCGCTCCCGCCGCCGGCAAGTCGGTGGACAGCCTCGCCGGCCCGCGCCGGACCATGGTCCGCGCGGCCACGGTGGCCTCGCTCGTCTGGGCCGGCGCCGGGCTCGTCGTGCTGGTCCTGACCGCCGCCGACGTCGCGGGCTTCTCCCCCACGGCCTCGGGCTTCAGCGTCGTCCTCTTCTCCTTCACCGCCCAGCTCGAGCTGGGCCGCGCGCTGCTGGTCAGCCTGCTGCTGGTCCTGCTCGTCGCCGTGCTCTGCACCCTCGCCACGCGGGTGGTCGCCGTCGCCTGGGCGGCCGCGTTCTCGCTGCTCGCCGTCCTCCCGCTCTCCCTCGTCGGCCACGCCGCCGGCTCCGACGACCACATGAACGCGGTCGACAGCCTCGCCATCCACCTGGTCGGGGCCGTGCTCTGGGTCGGCGGGCTCGTCGCCCTCGTGCTCGTCGGCCGCCGGCTCGGCGACCAGCAGGAGGCCGTGGTCCGGCGCTACTCGATGCTCGCTGGCGCCTGCTTCGTGCTCGTCGCCGTGTCCGGCGTCGTGAACGCCGCCCTGCGCGTGGGCTCGGTCGCCAACCTGGCCACGCCGTACGGGCTGCTCGTCGTCGCCAAGGTCGTCGCGCTCGGGCTCCTGGGCGTCGCCGGCTACCTGCACCGCCGCCGGGCCATCCCCCGGCTGGGCACCGACCGGTCGGCCTTCGCCCGGATCGCCGCGGTGGAGCTCGTCGTCATGGGTGCGACCGTCGGCCTGGCCGTCGCGCTGTCCCGCTCGGCGCCGCCCGTCCCCGAGACCGCCGAGGCGTCCGGCACGGACCGCGTCGCCTCGCTGCTCGGCTACCCCGAGCCCCCGCCGTTCACCGTCGGGCGCTACCTCACGGCCTTCTACCCCGAGCTGCTCTGGCTCGTCGTCGCGCTGCTCATGGTCGGGCTGTACGCGGCCGGCGCGGTCAAGCTGATGCGACGCGGCGACCGCTGGCCCGTGCAGCGGACCCTCTTCTGGACGCTGGGCTGCGTCGCGCTGGTCTACGTGACCAGCGGCGGCCCGGGCGTCTACGGCCGGCTCGGCTTCAGCCTGCACATGGTGCAGCACATGGCCCTGATGGTGCTCGTGCCGTTCCTGCTCGTCTTCGGCGCGCCGGTCACGCTGGCGCTGCGGGCGCTGGACGCACGCCGCGACCGCAGCTTCGGCCCGCGGGAGGTGCTGCTGCGCCTCGTGCACGCCAAGGTCCTGACCTTCCTCGGCAACCCGGTCGTCGCCGCCGTGCTCTTCACCGGCGGGCTCACGGTCTTCTACTACACCCCGCTCTTCGGCCTGGCCCTGGCGACGCACACCGGCCACGTGCTCATGACGGCGCACTTCCTGCTCACCGGCTACCTCTTCATCTGGGCGCTCGTCGGGATCGACCCCGGGCCCAAGCGCCCGCCGTACCCCTTCCGGCTGCTGATCCTGCTCGTCACGCTCGCCTTCCACGCCTTCTTCGGCATCGCGCTGATGTCGGGCTCGGCGCTGCTGGCGCCCGAGTGGTGGGCCGCGCTCGGCCGCACCGACACCACCGCCCTCCTCGCCGACCAGCAGCGCGGCGGCGCGATCGCGTGGGGCGCCGGCGACCTGCCGTCCCTCGCGCTGGGCGTCGCCCTGCTCGCCGGCTGGCTGCGCAGCGACCGGCAGACCAGCAAGCGCCTCGACCGTCAGGCCGACCGCGACGACGACGCCGAGCTCAAGGCGTACAACGCCCGGCTCTCGGCGATGTCCGGCCAGGCGGGGACGCCGCAGCGGAAGCCCGAGCAGTGA
- a CDS encoding winged helix-turn-helix domain-containing protein, producing the protein MTDAARDQGEAAPDFPPDFEVDRLVHEPARLGILTVLSSVRSAEFLFLQSTLGLSKGNLSSHLGKLEQGGLVEITKKFVGKKPQTSASLTPAGWEAIGRYWRQLDQLRDLGRPAG; encoded by the coding sequence GTGACTGACGCGGCCCGCGACCAGGGCGAGGCCGCACCCGACTTCCCACCCGATTTCGAGGTCGACCGGCTCGTCCACGAGCCCGCCCGCCTCGGCATCCTCACCGTGCTGTCGTCGGTGCGGAGCGCGGAGTTCCTCTTCCTCCAGAGCACGCTCGGCCTCAGCAAGGGCAACCTGTCGAGCCACCTGGGCAAGCTCGAGCAGGGCGGGCTGGTGGAGATCACCAAGAAGTTCGTCGGCAAGAAGCCCCAGACCAGCGCCTCGCTCACCCCGGCGGGGTGGGAGGCCATCGGTCGCTACTGGCGCCAGCTCGACCAGCTGCGGGACCTCGGCCGCCCGGCTGGGTGA
- a CDS encoding TraR/DksA family transcriptional regulator produces the protein MFSDDEHDPEGSTASMDQVRDTALLATVRRTVVELEAARERLAEGTYGTCERCGRPIAPARLEARPEARTCVACASRR, from the coding sequence ATGTTCAGCGACGACGAGCACGACCCGGAGGGCTCGACGGCGTCGATGGACCAGGTCCGCGACACCGCCCTGCTGGCGACCGTCCGGCGCACGGTCGTCGAGCTCGAGGCCGCGCGCGAGCGGCTGGCCGAGGGCACGTACGGCACCTGCGAGCGCTGCGGCCGCCCGATCGCCCCCGCACGCCTCGAGGCCCGACCGGAAGCGCGGACCTGCGTGGCCTGCGCGTCCCGTCGCTGA
- a CDS encoding deoxyribodipyrimidine photo-lyase — MSPKKSPASTGSAPDDVYPGIQAERVQLLNDDEVAEDGAYVLYWMQQAQRTELNHALEYAVRRANDDGQPLLVAFGLMDDYPEANRRHYHFMLQGLADVAEALAKRDIPFVLQRGNPAEVALRLAKEASLVVCDRGYLRPQREWRDKVAKEAGRSVVQVESDVVVPVELVSDKVETAARTIRPKITKHLERFLAPLPKATLKDTTATKVKGEDLSDVDALLDALGLDDEVPVVRLFTGGTTAGKKVLRDFLSDHLDVYAEHRNQPQTDDVSHMSKYLHFGQLSPVYIALEAQKMPESENRDDFLEELIIRRELPMNFVYHQPRYDKYTAIPDFARKTLSEHEDDEREHVYTRAQLEDAETHDEYWNAAMREMKATGYMHNYMRMYWGKKILEWSSTPQHAHATTLYLNNKYFIDGRDANSFSNVAWVYGQHDRGWTERPVFGKVRYMNAAGLERKAKPKEYVAKVDELEREVEEGS; from the coding sequence GTGAGCCCGAAGAAGAGCCCGGCCTCGACCGGCAGCGCCCCCGACGACGTCTACCCCGGCATCCAGGCCGAACGGGTGCAGCTCCTCAACGACGACGAGGTCGCCGAGGACGGCGCGTACGTCCTCTACTGGATGCAGCAGGCGCAGCGCACCGAGCTGAACCACGCCCTCGAGTACGCGGTCCGGCGCGCGAACGACGACGGGCAGCCGCTGCTCGTGGCGTTCGGGCTCATGGACGACTACCCCGAGGCCAACCGGCGGCACTACCACTTCATGCTGCAGGGCCTGGCCGACGTCGCGGAGGCGCTCGCCAAGCGGGACATCCCCTTCGTGCTCCAGCGCGGCAACCCCGCGGAGGTGGCCCTGCGGCTGGCGAAGGAGGCCAGCCTGGTCGTCTGCGACCGCGGCTACCTGCGCCCGCAGCGGGAGTGGCGCGACAAGGTCGCGAAGGAGGCCGGCCGGTCGGTCGTCCAGGTCGAGAGCGACGTCGTCGTGCCGGTCGAGCTCGTCTCGGACAAGGTCGAGACCGCGGCCCGGACGATCCGCCCCAAGATCACCAAGCACCTCGAGCGCTTCCTGGCGCCGCTGCCGAAGGCGACGCTGAAGGACACGACGGCGACCAAGGTGAAGGGCGAGGACCTCTCCGACGTCGACGCCCTGCTCGACGCCCTCGGGCTCGACGACGAGGTGCCGGTCGTCCGGCTCTTCACCGGCGGGACGACCGCGGGCAAGAAGGTGCTCCGCGACTTCCTCTCCGACCACCTCGACGTCTACGCCGAGCACCGCAACCAGCCGCAGACCGACGACGTCTCGCACATGAGCAAGTACCTGCACTTCGGCCAGCTGTCGCCGGTCTACATCGCCCTCGAGGCGCAGAAGATGCCCGAGAGCGAGAACCGCGACGACTTCCTGGAGGAGCTGATCATCAGGCGCGAGCTGCCGATGAACTTCGTCTACCACCAGCCGCGCTACGACAAGTACACGGCGATCCCGGACTTCGCGCGCAAGACCCTGTCCGAGCACGAGGACGACGAGCGCGAGCACGTCTATACCCGCGCGCAGCTCGAGGACGCCGAGACCCACGACGAGTACTGGAACGCGGCGATGCGGGAGATGAAGGCCACCGGCTACATGCACAACTACATGCGCATGTACTGGGGCAAGAAGATCCTCGAGTGGTCGAGCACGCCCCAGCACGCGCACGCCACGACGCTCTACCTCAACAACAAGTACTTCATCGACGGCCGCGACGCGAACTCCTTCTCCAACGTCGCCTGGGTCTACGGCCAGCACGACCGCGGCTGGACCGAGCGGCCGGTGTTCGGCAAGGTCCGCTACATGAACGCCGCGGGCCTGGAGCGCAAGGCGAAGCCGAAGGAGTACGTCGCCAAGGTCGACGAGCTGGAGCGCGAGGTCGAGGAGGGTTCCTGA
- a CDS encoding maleylpyruvate isomerase N-terminal domain-containing protein has product MSSWDDAAPVLEAFEAAAGAFTGLVGRIDGGWDRPGLGRWDLRALVGHTARALVTVTTYLDRPAEREDLTSAAAYVGLTGTADVDADAVNARGVAAGAELGDDPYAWVTEAAERAVARVRAADPEQLLQTIGGGMRLRTYLPTRTFELVVHGLDVATATSLDLEAPPAALREAAGLATEVVLQRGRGSDLLLTLTGRADWPADLVVVR; this is encoded by the coding sequence ATGAGCAGCTGGGACGACGCGGCACCGGTGCTGGAGGCCTTCGAGGCCGCCGCGGGCGCCTTCACGGGCCTGGTCGGCCGGATCGACGGCGGGTGGGACCGGCCGGGGCTCGGTCGCTGGGACCTGCGGGCGCTCGTCGGGCACACGGCCCGCGCGCTCGTCACGGTCACCACCTACCTCGACCGGCCCGCCGAGCGGGAGGACCTGACCTCGGCGGCGGCGTACGTCGGGCTGACCGGCACGGCCGACGTCGACGCCGACGCCGTGAACGCCCGTGGGGTCGCCGCGGGCGCCGAGCTGGGCGACGACCCGTACGCCTGGGTGACCGAGGCGGCCGAGCGTGCGGTCGCCCGCGTCCGCGCCGCGGACCCCGAGCAGCTGCTGCAGACGATCGGCGGCGGGATGCGGCTGCGCACCTACCTGCCGACGCGGACCTTCGAGCTCGTGGTGCACGGCCTCGACGTCGCCACGGCGACGAGCCTCGACCTGGAGGCACCGCCGGCCGCCCTCCGTGAGGCCGCCGGCCTGGCCACCGAGGTCGTCCTGCAGCGCGGGCGCGGCAGCGACCTCCTGCTCACCCTCACCGGCCGGGCCGACTGGCCGGCCGACCTCGTCGTGGTTCGGTAG
- a CDS encoding OsmC family protein: MAEHRYETRLSWADPAGTVDVRSYTREHEVVAPGRAVLVGTADKPFRGDPALWNPELLLLAALSGCHLLSYLSFCARAGVVVTSYADAASGAMRQEGMGGRFTEVVLRPEVVVADASMLQQAEALHAPAHDACFIASSVNFPVRHAATVLVAGAGRDAGGREVGR; this comes from the coding sequence GTGGCCGAGCACCGCTACGAGACCCGGCTGAGCTGGGCCGACCCGGCCGGCACGGTCGACGTGCGCTCGTACACCCGCGAGCACGAGGTCGTCGCGCCCGGGCGCGCGGTGCTGGTGGGGACGGCGGACAAGCCGTTCCGCGGCGACCCCGCCCTGTGGAACCCCGAGCTGCTGCTGCTCGCCGCGCTCTCGGGCTGCCACCTGCTCTCCTACCTCTCCTTCTGCGCGCGGGCGGGCGTCGTGGTGACGTCGTACGCCGACGCCGCGAGCGGCGCGATGCGCCAGGAGGGGATGGGCGGCCGCTTCACCGAGGTCGTCCTGCGCCCCGAGGTCGTCGTCGCCGACGCCTCGATGCTCCAGCAGGCCGAGGCGCTCCACGCCCCGGCCCACGACGCGTGCTTCATCGCGTCATCGGTGAACTTCCCCGTCCGGCACGCAGCGACGGTCCTCGTCGCCGGTGCTGGCCGCGACGCAGGTGGCAGAGAGGTCGGCAGATGA